AATTTTACAATTTTTTTCTATCAAATATACTTTATTCTGTTCATAACACAAAAAAACCTCCATACATTGAGATGTTTTCTTCTGTACAAATTTTTTCAAAGGACAGAAGTATAGCCCTTTCCCATTTTCTACAATATAATAGATGTAACAACTATCGGAGGCTCGTTCCATGTATGAAGATATCACATTAAAAATATATAAGCGTAAAATTCATCGTCAAATGGTCTTGATCCTTAGCATTGTACTGGTTTTTGTCATCAATGTTGCCGGTTTATTTGCCGGTGCTGTCTTTTACAATGAATTTTGTGTCTTAAATACTCGTACTAGCTTAGAGCGTTTTAATCCATTAAAAGCAAAACTTGAGAATGGAATCAAAACAAAAAAGTGGCAACAAGTTACCATTCCCTCTTCTTTCGGTTATGATTTAAAAGGAACGTATATCCCTAATGCCGTTCCCTCCGATAAGACGATAATACTTGTACACGGCATTGCTGCCAATCGTTTAATGGGCTTATGGTATAGCAATATTTATTTAGATGCGGGTTATAACATCCTCATTTATGATTCACGGGCTCATGGAGAAAGTGGCGGTAACTCTGTAACTTGGGGGTTTTATGAAAAATTTGATCTTGATGAATGGGTACGTTTTGTAGCCCACATGCACCCGAATGGCACTATTGGTGTACATGGAATATCCATGGGGGGAGCAACTGCTCTCATGCATGCTGAACTCAATGAATTTTCAAAGCAAGTAGCCTTCTATGTTGTTGATAGCGCCTATAGCGACTTAGAAAATTTATTAACAAAGCAAATTAGCTCCATCGTAGATTCTCACAACTTCCTTTGGGTTAAAATCCTATTAAAGTACTCTAGCGCAGTCGCGTACATGCAATCCCATTTTCGTTATGGTGAAGTGTCGCCAATTCGCTCTATACAAACAGTAACTACACCCATCTTATATTTGCACGGGGAAGCAGATGCCCTCGTACCTGTTAACATGACACGTCAGCTCTATGCTACCACAAAAGGTTATCGTGAAATTCATACCTTTCCCAATGTAGGACACGCTATGGCTATTTTTGACCGCCGCTCGGAATACCAACAAATCGTAACTACCTTTATTGAAAACGCTACAAAGCAATAATTGTACGTTTTTAAAAATGTAGCATATTTTAATTATTTCCACCATAAACTAGAAATAATTATATTTTTTGGTAATTATAAGGATATTCATTGACTATCTAACAACCCAATGTTAAGATAAGATTGTTAGTAAGGGAATGGAGGCGGCAAAGTGAAGATTGCATTAGTAGGATTGGGTAGAACGGGAAAAATAGTGGCCGAATATCTACTTCAGCAAGGCGTACTCAGCATGGTACTATGTAGGCCAAATAGTATTAATGCGCATAAAGACATTGGCGAACTACTAGATTTAAAAGATACAGGAATTATCGTAGAAACAAGTGACCATTTGGAAAGTAAATTATTTCAGTGCCAGCCAGATATCCTAATTGATTTCTCCTGTACTAGTTTTTTGGCAGAACATATTCATATCATAGAAAAGTGCGGCGTGAGTGTAATTACAGCGGTAACAGGTTATGAAGCAATCGAGCTTGAGAAACTCAAGAATGTAGCCCAAAGAGGTAATATCGGCATTGTTGTCGCCCCCAACATTACCTATGGAGTAAATGTACTACTTGCAATGACGGAAATTATGGCGGAATTAATGAGTGATTATGATTTCGATATTTATGAAGAACACCACAAATACAAAAAAGATAGTCCGTCAGGGACTGCTAAGAAGATCGCAGATAAAATCCAAGAAACCTTAGTTCTTAATGAAAAAATTCCAATACACGCTATCCGAGCAGGTGGCATTGTCGGCAAGCATAAGGTTATTGTTTCTGGAGAATTTGACCAAATCGAAGTATCTCACCAATCTTACTCTAGAAAAGCATTTGCCCAAGGTGCTTATAAAGTAGCTTTGTTCCTTTTCGGTAAAACAGGATTTTATGAAATGAGCGATGTTTTTGAGCAGGAAAAAGACAAAAGAAGGCACATCTTGGCCGCTCATAAAATCAAAGAAGATATTAGGTTAAACTTAGCGTAACTATAATAGAAAATCACATGAATTGATCATGTGATTTTTTTATTTTTCTCGACGAACTGCGTCGCCTTCTGCAGTATATTACTTTTTCCTACAATGATCAGGCGATCATCTGGTTCAATAATGGCATTTGGGCCAGGGGATATGTCAATTTTTCGGTCACGCCGAATTGCCACAATCGTTGCGCCAGTACTTTGCCAAAATTTTATATCCGCAACGGATCTTCCCACTAAATGAGAATCAAAGGGAACTTTTATCTCGATTGGATTATAAGGATTTAGATTCTTCAATCGATCAGAATAGCCAACAATTTCACTAAAGATTTCTTGCAACCTTTTATCAATTACCAACTTCTGCGTTAGTAATGCTTCTAATTCTTGTTTTAGAGAGTAAACGGATTGCATACTTTTGTGATGTGTAATGAAAGGATAGGCTCCCTCAATGGATAGTACGACAACTTCTTTCCCTTGTGAAACGGAAACAATATTTGCATCCTTTAGTAAAGCAATAGCCTTTCGTATTGTCTCAGATGACACATTATAGTGACTAGCCAGTAAGGTCCGACCAGAAATTCTTGATCCTACGGGAAATTCGTTATTGACAATTCTTTGCGCTATATCAAGGGCTATCGAGTGATACATGGGGAAAGCAGACGGCATAATGTTCCTCCAAATTCAGCTACAATTATTTCTTTTATATTAGACGAAAGTAAAAGAATTAGCAACTGCTTGCCCTGGTTTTCTTGCATCAACAAGATTTCATGTTATTTGCTCATAACTCCGCTTTTTAGATAGAACAAAATTTACTATTTTTTTACTTTATTGGGTTTTCTATATCTTTAGATGGAGGTACAAAGTCCTGGAACATGTTATTCTACAATTAGTTGTTAACTTTTTTCTAAAAGATGTGGATGCGAGCTAGAATAGATGCTTCAAGGAGGATCGTACCATGAAAGAGCCCACAAAATCATCCCTTATAGCTGATAACATTGATCGGATTTTAGAGCAGCTCAAACAGGCTGATTTAAACCATTTGGACACTTCCGATTTAGTTAAAGAATTGGAAAGTATAATGCTTCAGTTCCTTAATCATAGACTTATCAATCCTGACGCTGCCTTAACCGATAAAAACTCATATTCTAGATGCGGGACCCTAGATCGAAGGTCCTAACGATAAGAAAAGACTTGGCTTGTGCCAAGTCCTCGGACGCAGACAGAAGCCTTAGTCGTTCTTACTTGGAATCAAGAAAGTGTTATACTTTCTGATTCCGTAAAATAACGAATACCCAGGAAGGCTAAACTTTACATGAGTATTCCCATTCTTATACATATTACAACAATTCACTTTCTATAATTTTTTAGAACCTCTTATCTTACGATAAGAGGTTCTACTGCTAAATTAGCGCTTAACTTCCACTTTAGCCATTTTTTCATAATATCGTACCAAACTGCAATGATCCGCATCTCCCATATCGTCTACCTTGAGAGCTTGCATCATTTCCATGACAGCTGCTGTCAGAGGCAATGGAACCCCCATATCATGAGAAGTTTCTAAGGCATTATTCAAATCTTTAATGTGAAGGTTAATGCGAAATCCAGGATCAAATTTACGATCCATCACCAGTGGCGCTTTTGCGTCAAGCACTGTACTTCCTGCTAAGCCACCACGAATTGCTTGGTATACTAACTC
The sequence above is a segment of the Pelosinus sp. IPA-1 genome. Coding sequences within it:
- a CDS encoding alpha/beta fold hydrolase, which gives rise to MYEDITLKIYKRKIHRQMVLILSIVLVFVINVAGLFAGAVFYNEFCVLNTRTSLERFNPLKAKLENGIKTKKWQQVTIPSSFGYDLKGTYIPNAVPSDKTIILVHGIAANRLMGLWYSNIYLDAGYNILIYDSRAHGESGGNSVTWGFYEKFDLDEWVRFVAHMHPNGTIGVHGISMGGATALMHAELNEFSKQVAFYVVDSAYSDLENLLTKQISSIVDSHNFLWVKILLKYSSAVAYMQSHFRYGEVSPIRSIQTVTTPILYLHGEADALVPVNMTRQLYATTKGYREIHTFPNVGHAMAIFDRRSEYQQIVTTFIENATKQ
- a CDS encoding TrkA C-terminal domain-containing protein; amino-acid sequence: MPSAFPMYHSIALDIAQRIVNNEFPVGSRISGRTLLASHYNVSSETIRKAIALLKDANIVSVSQGKEVVVLSIEGAYPFITHHKSMQSVYSLKQELEALLTQKLVIDKRLQEIFSEIVGYSDRLKNLNPYNPIEIKVPFDSHLVGRSVADIKFWQSTGATIVAIRRDRKIDISPGPNAIIEPDDRLIIVGKSNILQKATQFVEKNKKIT
- the dapB gene encoding 4-hydroxy-tetrahydrodipicolinate reductase, which encodes MKIALVGLGRTGKIVAEYLLQQGVLSMVLCRPNSINAHKDIGELLDLKDTGIIVETSDHLESKLFQCQPDILIDFSCTSFLAEHIHIIEKCGVSVITAVTGYEAIELEKLKNVAQRGNIGIVVAPNITYGVNVLLAMTEIMAELMSDYDFDIYEEHHKYKKDSPSGTAKKIADKIQETLVLNEKIPIHAIRAGGIVGKHKVIVSGEFDQIEVSHQSYSRKAFAQGAYKVALFLFGKTGFYEMSDVFEQEKDKRRHILAAHKIKEDIRLNLA